In Papaver somniferum cultivar HN1 chromosome 1, ASM357369v1, whole genome shotgun sequence, a genomic segment contains:
- the LOC113350782 gene encoding potassium transporter 5-like: MEEMRDRDEINTLVLNVDLERQNINGISDDETNDDPNNIVNCNVGDLERQNLSDYSDDETKEDMIISGVGEKQMANKLSRLDSFEKDACVVSQMSNTTKVASLAAVLKLAFQSIGVVYGDIGTSVLYLFPSVFSDRVTTHNNIVGALSLIIYSLTLFPLIKYVFVVVLQANDNGDDM, translated from the exons ATGGAGGAAATGAGGGATAGAGATGAAATCAACACATTGGTTCTCAATGTTGACTTAGAGAGACAAAATATCAATGGTATTAGTGATGATGAAACAAATGATGATCCTAACAACATAGTGAATTGCAATGTTGGTGACCTAGAGAGGCAAAATCTCAGTGATTATAGTGATGATGAAACTAAAGAAGATATGATCATAAGTGGCGTTGGAGAAAAACAAATGGCGAATAAATTATCTAGACTTGATTCTTTTGAGAAAGATGCTTGCGTAGTATCTCAAATGTCCAACACTACTAAG GTTGCATCATTAGCTGCTGTATTGAAGTTAGCATTCCAAAGCATTGGAGTTGTTTATGGAGATATTGGAACTTCAGTACTATATCTATTTCCGAGTGTTTTTAGTGATAGAGTTACAACTCATAACAACATTGTGGGAGCTCTGTCTCTCATTATTTACTCCCTCACTCTTTTCCCTCTAATCAAATatgtctttgttgttgttcttcaagCCAACGACAATGGTGATG ACATGTGA